A part of Populus alba chromosome 8, ASM523922v2, whole genome shotgun sequence genomic DNA contains:
- the LOC118053144 gene encoding uncharacterized protein At3g49055 has protein sequence MANTVDDDADAVLSDVEGDEPVPIVMKSPSQEDISVEKFRELLDRERAAREAAEASKSEIQVSFNRLKALAHEAIKKRDECSRQRDEAMREKEEALKANEKLSNELIQVNRSKEETQKKFDDLQSETEKSRHMLVSGIEKISGKLSNFKNFAAEGLPRSQKYSGLPAVAYGVIKRTNEIVEELVRQIDVTAKSRNDAREQIEQRNYEIAIEVSQLEAAISGLRDEVAKKTTLIEGLEKSVVEKEGKVSEIEREMLEKMHLVEKEASEMRDLVGEYDDKLRNLESKMESHRPLLFDQLNLVAKIHDQLYDAIEIVNSSHLNSEVSESLFLPQQTDVEENIRASLAGMESIYDLSRIVAEKTRDLVEEKNHEVKNLNETVGRLMTEKEHIGTLLRSALSKRMKLDPSSKTNELFQVAENGLREAGIDFKFSKVLGDGEVSGDKGGSLETESDEIYTLAGALENIVKASQLEIIELQHSVEELRAESSLLKEHIEIQAKELSHRLRRIEELEEKERVANESVEGLMTDIAAAEEEITRWKVAAEQEAAAGRAVEQEFVAQLSAVKQELEEARQAILDSEKKLKFKEETAAAAMAAREAAEKSLSLADMRASRLRDRIEELSHQLEELETREDLRGRNGPRYVCWPWQWLGLDFVGYRNTETQLQSSNEMELSEPFL, from the exons CCGATCGTAATGAAAAGTCCGAGTCAAGAAGATATTTCCGTCGAGAAATTCCGCGAGCTCCTCGATCGAGAGCGAGCCGCACGGGAGGCAGCTGAGGCTTCGAAATCCGAAATTCAAGTGTCATTCAATCGATTAAAAGCTCTCGCGCACGAAGCAATCAAAAAGCGAGACGAGTGCTCGAGGCAGAGAGACGAAGCgatgagagagaaagaagaggcgTTGAAAGCTAACGAGAAATTATCGAATGAATTGATTCAAGTGAACAGGTCGAAAGAGGAGACTCAGAAAAAATTCGATGATTTGCAATCGGAGACCGAGAAATCGAGGCATATGTTAGTGAGTGGAATTGAGAAGATATCGGGGAAGCTTAGTAATTTCAAGAATTTCGCGGCGGAAGGATTGCCTAGGTCGCAGAAATACAGTGGATTACCCGCGGTTGCCTATGGAGTTATTAAGAGGACAAATGAGATTGTTGAGGAGCTTGTTAGGCAGATTGATGTCACTGCAAAATCTAGAAATGATGCGAGAGAGCAGATAGAGCAGAGGAATTACGAGATTGCCATTGAGGTTTCTCAGCTTGAAGCTGCAATCAGTGGATTGAGAGATGAAGTTGCCAAGAAAACGACTCTGATTGAGGGTTTAGAGAAGAGTGTGGTTGAGAAAGAGGGGAAAGTGTCGGAGATCGAGAGAGAGATGTTGGAGAAGATGCATTTGGTGGAGAAGGAGGCTTCGGAGATGAGGGACTTAGTTGGTGAGTATGATGACAAGTTGAGGAATTTGGAGTCGAAGATGGAATCGCATAGACCTTTGTTGTTTGATCAGTTGAATTTGGTGGCGAAAATCCATGACCAGCTTTATGATGCTATTGAGATAGTTAACAGTAGTCATTTGAATTCCGAGGTGTCAGAGTCGCTGTTTCTTCCCCAGCAAACGGATGTGGAGGAGAATATCCGTGCTTCTTTAGCAGGGATGGAATCAATTTATGATTTGAGTAGAATTGTTGCTGAAAAAACAAGGGATTTAGTAGAGGAGAAGAATCATGAAGTGAAGAATTTGAATGAAACAGTGGGTCGATTAATGACGGAGAAAGAACACATTGGTACTTTACTTAGGAGTGCCTTGTCGAAGAGGATGAAATTAGATCCATCCTCTAAAACAAATGAGTTGTTTCAAGTGGCTGAAAATGGTTTAAGAGAGGCTGGGATTGATTTCAAATTCAGTAAAGTCCTTGGTGATGGTGAGGTATCTGGTGATAAAGGCGGTTCACTGGAAACGGAGAGTGATGAAATATACACTCTA GCCGGTGCTTTGGAGAACATCGTTAAGGCATCTCAGCTTGAGATCATTGAGCTGCAGCATTCTGTGGAGGAACTAAG GGCAGAGTCAAGTTTACTTAAAGAGCATATAGAGATTCAAGCCAAGGAACTAAGTCATAGACTGCGCAGGATAGAGGAGCTtgaagagaaggagagagtGGCAAATGAAAGC GTTGAAGGACTTATGACGGACATTGCTGCTGCAGAAGAAGAAATTACAAGGTGGAAAGTAGCAGCTGAGCAAGAGGCTGCTGCGGGTAGAGCAGTTGAACAAGAGTTTGTGGCTCAG CTGTCGGCAGTTAAACAAGAACTTGAAGAGGCAAGGCAAGCCATATTAGACTCAGAGAAGAAGTTAAAATTCAAAGAAGAAACAGCAGCTGCTGCCATGGCAGCAAGAGAGGCTGCTGAGAAGTCATTGAGTTTGGCTGACATGAGGGCGTCTAGGCTGAGGGATAGGATAGAGGAGCTCAGCCATCAGCTGGAAGAGCTTGAAACTCGAGAAGATTTGAGGGGCCGAAATGGGCCTAGATATGTATGTTGGCCTTGGCAGTGGCTTGGGCTGGACTTTGTAGGCTACCGCAATACCGAAACACAACTACAGAGTTCAAATGAAATGGAGCTTTCCGAACCCTTCCTATGA